The following is a genomic window from Pseudomonadota bacterium.
AATTGCGCCGGCACAACGTCAACCACATCGCCATCGAGAACACGGCGCGTGTGGTCGAGGCGTTGAGCGCCGACGTCCTGGCGGTCGTGGAGGCCGAGGACCGTATCGCCTTGCAGCGGTTCAACGACAGCTACCTCGTCCCGCGGGGCGCGAGCTTTATGTACAACATGCTCATTAACGGCAACGACGAGCGCGGGATCGACGTCGGTCTTTACTCCAAGCACCCGATCCGGTCCGTTCATAGCAACATCGGCCTGGGACTGCCGAGCGAGCGCACGTTCAGCCGCGACTGCGCTGAGTTCGAAATCGAAACGCCCGCCGGCGACACGATCTGGGTGTTGGTGAACCACTTCAAGAGCAAGGGCTACGGCTCCGCGTCCAGCTCCAACGCGCGCCGGGAGAGGCGGGCCAAGGCCGTCGCGGAGATCTATCGGAACCGCGTCGCGCGTAATCCCAGGGTGGCGTGGTCGGTGACCTGAACGACACGCCGGACAGCACACCGCTGGTGCCGCCGATCCAGCATACCGACCTTGAAGACGTGATGAGCCACCCGCTCTATCTCAGTGGCAGCGACCGTCGGCCCGGCACCTACGGCTCGGGCGCCACGTCGAACAAGATCGACTACATCCTGGCTGTCGCCGACGCTATGGGCGACGGTGTCCGTCGTCGGCGTGGAGCGGCGCGGCGTGTGGGTGCCGCGGACCTTTCCGCATTTTCCGGAGATCGGCAGCGCGGTGGAGGCGGCCTCCGATCACGCGGCCGTGTGGGTGGATCTTCCGTAGCAATGCGCATCGGCGTCGATCTGGGCGGCACCAAGATCGAGGCTGTCGTCATGGACGACCGCTCGCGCCTCGTCGTGCGCGAGCGCGTGGCGACGCCCCAGGGCGATTACCGGGCGACGCTGGAGGTCGTCGCGGGGGTAGTGCGGCGCCTAGAGGCGGCCGTTGGGCGCCAAGACTTGCCGGTGGGTGTCGGTCATCTGGGCGCGATCTCGCCCTCCACCGGCCTTCTCAAGAACTCCAATTCCACCTGCCTCAACGGCCGGCGCTTCCAGCAGGACCTCGAGGCCGTGCTGGGGCACGAGGTCTACCTCGCCAACGATGCCGACTGCCTCGCCGTGTCGGAGGCACGGGATGGCGCGGCGGCGGGTGCGGCGAACGTCTTCGGCGTGATCCTCGGCACGGGTGTCGGCGGTGGCATCGCCATCGGCGGGCGGCAGCTGCGGGGACCCAATGCCATCGCCGGCGAGTGGGGTCATAACCCCCTGCCCTGGATCCGGCCGGAATGGGATGAGCTCCCAGGCGTCGAGTGCTGGTGCGGACGCCATAGCTGCATCGAGACCTGGCTGTCCGGCGTGGGTCTGGTGCGCGATCACGAGCGCGCGACCGCCGAGCGCCTTTCAGGTGAAGCCATCGTGCAGCACGCCGAGGCCGGCGAGGCGCGCGCCGCTGCGACGCTGTCCCGCTACGAGGACCGCCTCGCCCGTGCGCTGGCGCACGTGATCAACCTGCTCGATCCAGATGTGATTGTGCTGGGCGGCGGTGTGTCCAGGGTGGAGCGCCTGTACCGCACGGTGCCGGCGCTGTGGGATCAATGGGTGTTCTCGGATTGCGTCGACACCAAGCTCGTGCCGGCATTGCACGGGGATTCCAGCGGCGTACGGGGCGCCGCGTTTCTGTGTCCCAGGATCCAGCGCCGACACAACTGTTGAATACTGAGTAATAGCCGGGCACGCTCGCGCATTGTGAGGATCGAGCGCGCCCACGCGGCACCGGGGCCGAGCACATCCCGGGTAGGACAAACCCCGGTAGGCAGCGAGGCCGCGGAAGGCCGTGGGGGTCACGCCCTCGGCAGGATGCCGGTCATGTGCACATCGACTAGCTCGAAGACGTGCGGGACTTTTGCGGGACTCCGTGCGACACTGTTAGACACCGTCCGCCATTTTGCTTGCAACGGGCGCGGGCAGACAGTGAGTTAATACAATAAGTTACGATCCGAGCGTATCCCTCATAATGCTGAGGTCGGTGGTTCGAGTCCACCCATAGCCACCAAGAAAAACAGTAAGTTAGAGTAACAAACTCCGCTTCTAGAAACCCGCGCTGCTATCGCTAATGCCGCCCTAATGGGGTCTGCCGCAACCGCGTGGCGGACGAGGGGATCCATCGTCCTTCCCCCCACGGCAACAAAATAATTGATGGCAACTCTCGACCCATTATCGGCCCTTCGGCGGCCGCTCGCATCAATAGAGCCTGGGAATCAGCCGCGACGTCCGGGCGCAGTAAGCATCGTACTCGACGCCGAACTGCGTACCCAGCAGCCTCTCTTCCGCGCGGATGCGCGCGAGAAGTGGTGGGATAATGAGGGCCGTGAGCAGCACGCCGACCCCCGAACGAAAGGCGAGGCCCCACCCCAGCGAGTTGACGAGCAACCCCAGATAGCTGGGGTGGCGGATGGCTCCATAGACACCGCTCGTGACCAGCG
Proteins encoded in this region:
- a CDS encoding ROK family protein; its protein translation is MRIGVDLGGTKIEAVVMDDRSRLVVRERVATPQGDYRATLEVVAGVVRRLEAAVGRQDLPVGVGHLGAISPSTGLLKNSNSTCLNGRRFQQDLEAVLGHEVYLANDADCLAVSEARDGAAAGAANVFGVILGTGVGGGIAIGGRQLRGPNAIAGEWGHNPLPWIRPEWDELPGVECWCGRHSCIETWLSGVGLVRDHERATAERLSGEAIVQHAEAGEARAAATLSRYEDRLARALAHVINLLDPDVIVLGGGVSRVERLYRTVPALWDQWVFSDCVDTKLVPALHGDSSGVRGAAFLCPRIQRRHNC